In one window of Bradyrhizobium sp. AZCC 1721 DNA:
- a CDS encoding MFS transporter yields the protein MAVTTDLRPSSGLGTWRTPLVIMICGCIIALLSFGPRSSLGFFVQPMSAEFAWGRDVFGLALALQNLLWGLGQPIAGAIADRFGILRVIVIGALLYAAGLLLMRYSSTPLSLNLSAGVLIGFGLSGSSFNLVLSAFSKLLPPERRGFALGAGTAAGSFGQFLFAPFGVAVIDQFGWQAALIVFAALMLLIVPLSLALATPPAATTADAPPAEQQSFKTALAEAFGHRSYVLLVLGFFTCGFQLAFITVHLPAYLVDRGIPASTGGWVIAAIGLFNIIGSLSVGWVQNYFPKRYILSLIYFTRALSIIAFISFPITTFSAIAFGAISGLTWLSTVPPTSALVALMFGTKWFATLYGFAFVSHQVGGFLGVWLGGIVFEQFGSYTPIWWLSILFGVLSALINLPIVEQPVARPVAQPA from the coding sequence ATGGCTGTAACGACCGACCTTCGTCCATCCTCCGGCCTCGGCACCTGGCGCACCCCGCTGGTGATCATGATCTGCGGCTGCATCATTGCGCTGTTGAGTTTCGGGCCGCGCTCCAGCCTCGGCTTTTTCGTTCAACCGATGAGCGCTGAGTTTGCCTGGGGCCGCGACGTGTTCGGCCTCGCGCTGGCACTGCAGAACCTGCTGTGGGGGCTAGGGCAGCCGATCGCAGGCGCCATCGCCGATCGCTTCGGCATCCTGCGCGTCATTGTCATCGGCGCGCTTCTTTATGCCGCCGGTCTTCTATTGATGCGCTATTCGTCGACGCCGCTGTCGCTCAATCTTAGTGCCGGTGTCTTGATCGGCTTCGGCTTGTCAGGCTCGTCGTTCAACCTGGTGCTGTCAGCGTTCAGCAAGCTGTTGCCGCCGGAACGGCGCGGTTTCGCGCTCGGCGCCGGCACGGCCGCTGGTTCGTTCGGTCAGTTCCTGTTCGCTCCCTTCGGCGTGGCCGTTATCGATCAGTTCGGCTGGCAAGCAGCGCTCATTGTATTTGCGGCATTGATGCTCCTTATCGTGCCGCTGTCGCTGGCGCTGGCAACGCCACCGGCCGCAACAACGGCCGATGCGCCGCCCGCCGAGCAGCAATCCTTCAAGACCGCGCTGGCGGAAGCGTTCGGTCATCGCTCCTACGTGCTGCTGGTGCTCGGCTTCTTCACTTGCGGCTTCCAGCTCGCCTTCATCACCGTACATCTGCCGGCCTATCTCGTCGATCGCGGCATTCCCGCATCCACCGGCGGCTGGGTGATTGCGGCGATCGGCCTGTTCAACATCATCGGCTCGCTCAGCGTCGGCTGGGTACAGAACTATTTTCCGAAGCGCTATATCCTGTCGCTGATCTATTTCACGCGAGCGCTGTCGATCATCGCCTTCATCTCGTTTCCGATCACCACCTTCTCGGCTATTGCGTTCGGCGCCATCAGCGGCCTGACCTGGCTCTCGACGGTGCCGCCGACCTCGGCGCTGGTGGCGCTGATGTTCGGCACAAAGTGGTTCGCAACGCTGTACGGCTTTGCCTTCGTCAGCCATCAGGTCGGCGGTTTCCTCGGCGTCTGGCTCGGCGGCATCGTGTTCGAGCAGTTCGGCTCCTACACCCCGATCTGGTGGCTCTCGATCCTGTTCGGCGTGCTGTCGGCGCTGATCAACCTGCCGATCGTCGAGCAGCCGGTCGCGCGCCCGGTTGCACAACCCGCCTGA
- a CDS encoding tRNA1(Val) (adenine(37)-N6)-methyltransferase, giving the protein MTDLELTEDAFLGGQLRLKQLKSGHRAGHDAVLLAAATAARPGDRVADLGAGVGVAGLAVARRVAGIDLVLVEIDAVLAGLARANAEANAIRADVIVLDVEADATAFAAAGLLPDSVDAVLMNPPFNDPARHRVSPDTARGTAHMATATTLSKWIHAARRILKSKGALTLIWRADGIAEVLSALDHGFGSLQVLPVHGDARGPANRILVRATKGGRAPTQIHPALMLNDEQGQPHKRGQEILAGKGTLPLANL; this is encoded by the coding sequence ATGACTGACCTCGAACTCACCGAGGATGCGTTTCTCGGCGGGCAATTGCGTTTGAAGCAACTGAAATCGGGACATCGCGCCGGTCATGATGCAGTGCTGCTGGCGGCAGCGACGGCAGCCCGTCCGGGTGACCGCGTGGCCGATCTCGGCGCCGGCGTCGGCGTCGCGGGGCTTGCGGTTGCCAGGCGCGTGGCCGGCATCGATCTGGTTCTGGTCGAGATCGATGCTGTGCTGGCGGGCCTTGCGCGCGCCAATGCGGAGGCGAATGCGATTCGAGCCGACGTGATCGTGCTTGACGTGGAGGCCGATGCTACGGCCTTTGCCGCTGCCGGACTCCTTCCTGACAGCGTCGATGCGGTGCTGATGAATCCGCCCTTCAACGACCCGGCGCGGCATCGCGTCTCGCCGGACACGGCACGCGGGACCGCGCATATGGCGACCGCAACGACGCTCTCGAAATGGATTCACGCGGCGCGGCGCATTCTCAAATCGAAGGGAGCACTGACGCTGATCTGGCGTGCCGATGGAATCGCCGAAGTGCTCTCGGCGCTCGATCACGGTTTCGGGAGCCTGCAGGTGCTGCCGGTTCACGGTGACGCACGGGGGCCTGCCAATCGCATCCTGGTTCGCGCCACCAAGGGTGGGCGGGCGCCGACGCAAATCCATCCCGCCCTGATGCTCAATGACGAGCAAGGTCAGCCCCATAAAAGGGGGCAGGAGATTCTGGCCGGGAAGGGAACCTTGCCGTTGGCGAACCTGTAA
- a CDS encoding DUF3096 domain-containing protein, with protein sequence MTITATHVPAIVALLAGIFILIMPRLLNYIVAIYLIFVGLVGLGVLKMFKF encoded by the coding sequence ATGACCATCACCGCCACGCATGTTCCCGCGATCGTTGCTCTGCTCGCCGGGATATTCATCCTGATCATGCCGCGGCTGCTCAACTACATCGTCGCGATCTACTTGATCTTCGTCGGCCTGGTGGGTCTTGGCGTGCTCAAGATGTTCAAGTTCTAG
- a CDS encoding DUF1236 domain-containing protein, translated as MRNRLFAIAAIAGAMAVPIAAQAQSTIGTGGGSAVVIGEHVEGIAPDVRPAFREYIVRERVPNYTISERVTVGAVLPETGVTYYDVPQSFGVTPYRYTVVNGQTILVEPRSRRIVQVVD; from the coding sequence ATGCGGAACAGACTATTTGCCATTGCGGCGATCGCGGGCGCGATGGCCGTCCCGATCGCGGCTCAGGCGCAATCCACGATCGGCACAGGTGGCGGCAGCGCGGTCGTCATCGGTGAACATGTAGAAGGCATCGCGCCCGACGTGCGTCCGGCCTTCCGCGAATACATCGTGCGTGAGCGCGTGCCGAATTACACTATTTCCGAGCGTGTGACGGTTGGCGCCGTGCTGCCGGAAACCGGCGTGACCTACTACGACGTGCCGCAATCGTTCGGGGTGACGCCCTATCGCTACACCGTGGTGAACGGCCAGACGATATTGGTCGAACCGCGTTCGCGCCGCATCGTTCAGGTGGTCGATTGA
- the ppdK gene encoding pyruvate, phosphate dikinase: MAKAVAKSKKAAVKSVAKSKPSARPKAAPQASARKALKKAPAKPVAKAAAKKAAVRKPAAEAVKSGKWVYTFGDGKAEGKAGLRDLLGGKGANLAEMANLGLPVPPGFTIPTSVCTYFYAHDKTYPPALKAQVEKALEYVGKLTGKAFGDSKNPLLVSVRSGGRASMPGMMDTVLNLGLNDKTVEALAELSGDRRFAYDSYRRFITMYSDVVLGFEHHHFEDILDTFKDSQGYTLDTDLTGDDWVELVGKYKEAVARETGRDFPQDPHEQLWGAIGAVFSSWMNARAVTYRRLHDIPESWGTAVNVQAMVFGNMGETSATGVAFTRNPSTGESKLYGEFLINAQGEDVVAGIRTPQDITEEARQESGSDKPSMESAMPEAFKELTRFYTLLEKHYRDMQDMEFTVEQGKLWMLQTRGGKRTAKAALRIAVELANEGLISKKDAVMRIDPASLDQLLHPTIDPQAKRDVIATGLPASPGAASGEIVFSSDEAAKLQADGRNVILVRVETSPEDIHGMHAAEGILTTRGGMTSHAAVVARGMGKPCVSGCGAIRVDYGRGTMSVGSRTFKTGDVITIDGSLGQVLAGKMPMIEPKLSGEFGTLMGWADQVRKLGVRVNADTPEDARTAIKFGGEGIGLCRTEHMFFEETRIRTVREMILSEDEQSRRAALSKLLPMQRADFVELFEIMKGLPVTIRLLDPPLHEFLPHTQAEIEEVARAMNTDPRKLADRARDLAEFNPMLGFRGCRLAIAYPEIAEMQARAIFEAAVEAEKRTGEAVGLEVMVPLIATKAEFDLVKARIDATAQAVMKETGKKLAYQVGTMIELPRACLLAGDVAQTAEFFSFGTNDLTQTTYGISRDDAASFLGTYVSKGILEIDPFISVDRDGVGELVKIGVTRGRKTRPNLKVGICGEHGGDPASVAFCHEIGLDYVSCSPYRVPIARLAAAQAALGKKIESQA, encoded by the coding sequence ATGGCCAAAGCCGTCGCGAAGTCCAAGAAGGCTGCAGTGAAATCTGTAGCGAAATCAAAGCCATCCGCCCGGCCGAAGGCCGCGCCGCAGGCCTCGGCCCGCAAGGCGCTGAAGAAGGCCCCGGCCAAGCCGGTCGCCAAGGCCGCGGCCAAGAAGGCTGCCGTCCGCAAGCCTGCCGCCGAGGCGGTAAAATCCGGCAAGTGGGTCTATACCTTCGGGGACGGCAAGGCAGAGGGCAAAGCGGGCCTGCGCGACTTGCTCGGCGGCAAGGGCGCCAACCTTGCCGAGATGGCCAATTTGGGCCTGCCGGTGCCTCCGGGCTTCACCATTCCTACCTCGGTCTGCACCTATTTCTACGCGCATGACAAAACCTATCCGCCCGCGCTGAAGGCGCAGGTCGAGAAGGCGCTTGAGTATGTCGGCAAGCTGACCGGCAAGGCATTCGGCGACTCGAAAAATCCGCTGCTGGTGTCGGTTCGTTCCGGCGGCCGCGCGTCGATGCCGGGCATGATGGACACCGTGCTCAATCTCGGCCTCAACGACAAAACGGTCGAAGCGCTCGCCGAACTCTCCGGCGATCGCCGCTTTGCCTATGACAGCTATCGCCGCTTCATCACGATGTATTCGGACGTGGTGCTCGGCTTCGAGCATCATCACTTCGAGGACATTCTCGACACCTTCAAGGACAGCCAGGGCTACACGCTCGACACTGATCTCACCGGCGACGACTGGGTCGAACTGGTCGGCAAGTACAAGGAAGCGGTGGCGCGCGAGACCGGCAGGGATTTCCCGCAGGATCCGCACGAGCAATTGTGGGGCGCGATCGGCGCGGTGTTCTCATCCTGGATGAATGCGCGTGCAGTGACCTACCGCCGCCTGCACGACATCCCGGAATCCTGGGGCACCGCGGTCAACGTGCAGGCCATGGTGTTCGGCAACATGGGCGAAACGTCCGCGACCGGCGTCGCGTTCACGCGCAATCCTTCGACCGGCGAGAGCAAGCTGTACGGCGAATTCCTGATCAACGCGCAGGGTGAGGACGTGGTGGCGGGCATCCGCACGCCGCAGGACATCACCGAGGAAGCGCGCCAGGAATCCGGTTCCGACAAGCCGTCGATGGAAAGCGCGATGCCGGAGGCCTTCAAGGAGCTGACGCGGTTCTACACGCTGCTCGAAAAGCACTATCGCGACATGCAGGACATGGAGTTCACGGTCGAGCAGGGCAAGTTGTGGATGCTGCAGACCCGCGGTGGAAAGCGCACCGCGAAGGCAGCGCTGCGCATCGCGGTCGAGCTCGCCAATGAAGGCCTGATCTCAAAGAAGGACGCGGTGATGCGGATCGATCCGGCTTCGCTGGATCAATTGCTGCATCCGACCATCGATCCCCAGGCCAAGCGCGACGTGATCGCGACCGGCCTGCCGGCCTCGCCCGGCGCCGCATCCGGCGAGATCGTGTTCTCGTCCGATGAAGCCGCGAAACTTCAGGCCGACGGCCGCAACGTCATTCTGGTGCGCGTCGAAACCAGTCCGGAAGACATTCACGGCATGCACGCCGCCGAAGGCATTTTGACCACCCGCGGCGGCATGACTTCGCACGCCGCGGTGGTGGCGCGCGGCATGGGCAAGCCCTGCGTTTCCGGCTGCGGTGCCATTCGCGTCGACTATGGCCGCGGCACCATGAGCGTCGGCTCGCGCACCTTCAAGACCGGCGACGTCATCACCATCGACGGCTCGCTCGGCCAGGTGCTGGCCGGCAAGATGCCGATGATCGAGCCGAAACTGTCGGGCGAGTTCGGCACGCTGATGGGCTGGGCCGATCAGGTTCGCAAGCTCGGAGTTCGCGTCAACGCCGACACGCCGGAAGATGCGCGCACCGCGATAAAATTCGGCGGCGAGGGCATCGGGCTGTGCCGCACCGAGCACATGTTCTTCGAGGAAACCCGCATCCGCACCGTGCGCGAGATGATCCTTTCCGAGGACGAACAGTCGCGCCGCGCGGCGCTGTCAAAACTGTTGCCGATGCAGCGCGCCGATTTTGTCGAGTTGTTCGAGATCATGAAGGGCCTGCCCGTCACGATCCGCCTGCTCGATCCGCCGCTGCATGAATTCCTGCCGCACACCCAGGCCGAGATCGAGGAAGTCGCGCGCGCGATGAACACCGATCCGCGCAAGCTCGCCGATCGCGCCCGTGATCTCGCCGAGTTCAACCCGATGCTGGGCTTCCGCGGCTGCCGTCTTGCGATCGCCTATCCTGAGATCGCCGAAATGCAGGCGCGCGCGATCTTCGAAGCGGCGGTAGAAGCCGAGAAGCGCACCGGCGAGGCCGTCGGCCTCGAGGTGATGGTGCCGCTGATCGCGACCAAGGCCGAGTTCGACCTGGTCAAGGCGCGGATCGACGCCACCGCGCAGGCGGTGATGAAGGAGACCGGCAAGAAGCTCGCTTATCAAGTTGGTACGATGATCGAGCTGCCGCGTGCGTGCCTGCTGGCCGGCGATGTCGCCCAGACCGCGGAGTTCTTCTCGTTCGGCACCAACGACCTGACCCAGACTACCTACGGCATCAGCCGCGACGACGCCGCGAGTTTCCTCGGCACCTATGTCAGCAAGGGAATTCTCGAGATCGATCCGTTCATCTCGGTCGATCGCGATGGCGTGGGCGAGCTGGTGAAGATCGGCGTCACCCGTGGTCGCAAGACACGGCCCAATTTGAAGGTCGGCATTTGCGGTGAGCATGGCGGTGATCCCGCCTCGGTGGCGTTCTGCCACGAGATCGGGCTCGACTACGTTTCGTGCTCGCCCTACCGCGTGCCGATTGCGCGCCTCGCCGCCGCGCAGGCCGCGCTCGGCAAGAAGATTGAGAGCCAGGCGTAG
- a CDS encoding IS4 family transposase, translated as MAQGNWAANMAFWRFVNNPQVTIDKLIEGWSLQTSMAVSGRHVLSIQDTSEINFHTRPGHRRDLGKVGKGNARGVLLHAMMAVDADSGVCLGLTGGEVWTRKRKARIAHEKRALADKESARWVTTAKQGCEVLVAARMITVVNDREGDFFAHWSLTPADNVHLLSRAMHDHALVDGGTLYQAVARARFCDKAVIDLPKRMDRHGRQAHLSMRLGTVVLKRPQRPGVKDLPQGVKVSFVEVVELHPPKSAKPIHWLLLTTHPVVTAADAWRIVSWYKQRWIIEQLFRSLKSQGLRIEDSQLDSAEGLIKLVAIATRVACIVIQLVQARNGGEQLQVEFVFTPDEIEALKAINKTLKGRTELQKNHHRPNTVAWAAWIIAKLGGWTGYASHRPPGPITFHMGMARFQLLVYGPASV; from the coding sequence ATGGCGCAGGGCAACTGGGCCGCGAACATGGCGTTCTGGCGGTTTGTGAACAATCCGCAAGTCACGATCGACAAGCTGATTGAAGGCTGGAGCCTGCAGACGTCGATGGCGGTCAGCGGGCGTCATGTGCTGTCGATCCAGGACACCAGCGAGATCAACTTCCACACTCGTCCGGGACATCGGCGCGACTTGGGCAAGGTCGGCAAAGGCAATGCTCGCGGCGTGCTGCTGCATGCCATGATGGCGGTCGATGCCGATAGCGGGGTCTGTCTCGGGCTCACCGGCGGTGAGGTGTGGACGCGCAAGCGCAAGGCCAGGATCGCTCACGAGAAGCGCGCCTTGGCCGACAAGGAATCGGCGCGCTGGGTGACGACGGCTAAGCAAGGCTGCGAGGTTCTGGTCGCTGCTCGTATGATCACCGTCGTCAACGACCGCGAGGGGGATTTCTTTGCTCACTGGTCGCTGACACCCGCTGACAATGTCCACCTCCTGTCGCGCGCCATGCACGACCATGCGCTGGTCGATGGCGGCACGCTTTATCAGGCGGTCGCGCGGGCCCGCTTCTGCGACAAGGCGGTGATCGATCTACCAAAGCGAATGGATCGCCACGGTCGCCAGGCCCACCTCTCCATGCGCCTGGGAACCGTTGTGCTCAAACGACCGCAGCGCCCCGGCGTGAAAGACCTGCCACAGGGCGTCAAAGTCAGCTTCGTGGAGGTCGTCGAGTTGCACCCCCCGAAGAGCGCCAAGCCCATTCATTGGTTGCTCCTGACCACTCATCCGGTCGTCACCGCCGCCGATGCCTGGCGGATCGTCTCCTGGTACAAGCAGCGCTGGATCATCGAACAGCTCTTTCGCTCGCTGAAGAGCCAGGGTCTGCGCATCGAGGATAGTCAGCTCGACAGCGCTGAAGGCCTGATCAAACTCGTGGCGATCGCCACCAGAGTAGCATGTATCGTCATCCAGCTCGTTCAAGCCCGCAATGGCGGCGAACAATTGCAGGTCGAATTTGTGTTCACGCCGGACGAGATCGAAGCGCTCAAGGCCATTAACAAAACCCTGAAAGGCCGCACCGAGCTCCAGAAGAACCACCATCGCCCCAACACTGTCGCCTGGGCGGCATGGATCATCGCAAAGCTCGGCGGATGGACCGGTTACGCCTCTCATCGCCCACCTGGACCAATCACCTTCCACATGGGAATGGCTCGCTTCCAACTCCTCGTATATGGCCCGGCAAGCGTGTAG
- a CDS encoding glycine--tRNA ligase subunit alpha, which translates to MDALPAHMRPERSFQGFILALQRFWAEQGCVILQPYDMEMGAGTFHPATTLRALGPKRWNAAYVQPSRRPKDGRYGENPNRLQHYYQFQVIMKPSPPNLQDLYLKSLAAIGIDSSLHDIRFVEDDWESPTLGAWGLGWECWCDGMEVSQFTYFQQVAGVECAPVSGELTYGLERLAMYVQGVDRVYDLNFNGRDGADKVTYGDVFLQAEQEYSRHNFEHTDTAMLFEQFKMAEDACKKYLAAGWKEGGNQKEHLMALPAYDQCIKASHVFNLLDARGAISVTERQSYIMRVRELAKACGEAWVHTEAGRAV; encoded by the coding sequence ATGGACGCTTTGCCTGCCCATATGCGCCCGGAACGTTCGTTCCAGGGCTTCATCCTTGCTCTCCAGCGGTTCTGGGCGGAGCAGGGCTGCGTGATCCTGCAGCCCTACGACATGGAAATGGGCGCAGGCACCTTCCATCCGGCGACGACACTCCGCGCGTTGGGGCCGAAGCGCTGGAATGCGGCCTATGTGCAGCCCTCGCGCCGGCCGAAGGACGGACGCTACGGCGAGAACCCCAACCGGCTGCAGCACTATTATCAGTTTCAGGTGATCATGAAGCCGTCGCCGCCGAACCTTCAGGATCTGTACCTGAAGTCGCTGGCCGCGATCGGCATCGATTCGAGCCTGCACGACATCCGCTTCGTCGAGGACGATTGGGAAAGCCCGACGCTTGGCGCATGGGGGCTGGGCTGGGAGTGCTGGTGCGACGGCATGGAAGTCAGCCAGTTCACTTACTTCCAGCAGGTCGCGGGCGTCGAATGCGCACCCGTTTCCGGCGAGCTCACCTACGGACTCGAGCGTCTTGCGATGTATGTGCAGGGCGTCGACCGCGTCTACGATCTCAACTTCAATGGCCGCGACGGCGCCGACAAGGTCACCTATGGTGACGTCTTCCTGCAGGCCGAGCAGGAATATTCCCGGCACAATTTCGAGCACACCGATACGGCGATGCTGTTCGAGCAGTTCAAGATGGCCGAAGACGCTTGCAAGAAATATCTCGCGGCCGGGTGGAAGGAGGGCGGTAATCAGAAAGAACATCTGATGGCGCTGCCGGCCTATGACCAGTGCATCAAGGCGAGCCATGTCTTCAACCTGCTCGATGCGCGCGGCGCGATCTCGGTGACGGAGCGGCAGAGCTACATCATGCGCGTGCGCGAATTGGCAAAGGCCTGCGGCGAGGCCTGGGTTCACACCGAAGCGGGCAGGGCGGTCTGA
- a CDS encoding S49 family peptidase — protein MSEQLSDRTGLPGLIDRMKRFIPAKFRRDVPVVPVVRLSGVIGAVTPLRPGLTLAGIAKTLERAFATRHAKAVALVINSPGGSPVQSRQIYLRIRQLAAEKKLPVLVFVEDVAASGGYMIACAGDEIFCDPSSILGSIGVVGGSFGFQDLIKRIGVERRLYTAGEHKAMLDPFLPEDPDDVARLKTLQREIHAIFIALVKGSRGARLKGADDVLFTGEYWAGERSVSLGLADKIGDLRSTLRERYGDKVLTPLIAPASGMLAGLLGRRSPGAGSLADGIGGLPDDLISALETRAIWAKFGF, from the coding sequence ATGAGTGAACAATTAAGTGATCGCACGGGATTGCCGGGCCTCATTGACAGGATGAAACGATTCATTCCGGCAAAATTCCGGCGCGACGTCCCGGTCGTTCCGGTGGTTCGCCTGTCGGGCGTCATCGGTGCGGTGACGCCATTGCGGCCGGGCCTGACGCTGGCCGGCATCGCCAAAACGCTCGAACGCGCGTTCGCCACCCGACACGCCAAGGCGGTGGCGCTGGTGATCAATTCGCCCGGCGGCTCGCCGGTGCAATCGCGACAGATCTATTTGCGGATCAGGCAGCTTGCTGCGGAAAAGAAACTGCCGGTGCTGGTGTTCGTCGAGGACGTCGCGGCATCCGGCGGCTACATGATCGCCTGCGCGGGCGACGAGATATTCTGCGATCCGTCCTCGATCCTCGGCTCGATCGGTGTGGTCGGCGGCAGTTTCGGCTTTCAGGACTTGATCAAGAGGATTGGTGTCGAGCGGCGGCTTTACACGGCAGGCGAGCACAAGGCGATGCTGGACCCCTTCTTGCCCGAAGACCCGGATGACGTCGCCCGCCTGAAGACGCTTCAGCGCGAGATCCACGCCATCTTCATCGCGCTGGTCAAAGGCAGCCGCGGTGCACGCCTCAAGGGGGCCGACGACGTCCTGTTCACCGGCGAATACTGGGCGGGCGAGAGATCGGTGTCGCTCGGCCTTGCGGACAAGATCGGCGATCTCCGCTCGACGCTGCGCGAGCGCTATGGTGACAAAGTGCTGACGCCCCTTATCGCGCCGGCAAGCGGAATGCTGGCCGGGCTGTTGGGCCGGAGATCACCGGGCGCGGGTTCGCTGGCCGACGGTATCGGGGGATTGCCGGATGACCTGATTTCGGCGCTGGAGACCCGGGCAATTTGGGCCAAATTCGGGTTCTAG
- a CDS encoding class I SAM-dependent methyltransferase gives MDPQTLAAYDQDAAACAKDWLGQPAPVDLQEVVERFFVRGGNSADIGCGCGREVAWLHTHGFSAMGFDASEGLLNEARRRYPSCKFAHAELPDLRGIGTFDNVLCETVIMHLDRKEIAASVRRLLDIVKPSGILYLSWRVTEGADQRDAQGRLYAAFDPAVVQAELTTATVLLDEEIVSASSGKKIHRLVVKKPGLEIRE, from the coding sequence ATGGATCCTCAGACGCTCGCCGCTTATGACCAGGATGCGGCGGCGTGCGCGAAGGACTGGCTCGGTCAGCCGGCGCCCGTCGACCTGCAGGAAGTCGTCGAACGCTTTTTCGTGCGCGGTGGCAATTCGGCCGATATCGGCTGCGGCTGCGGCCGCGAGGTCGCCTGGCTTCACACCCACGGCTTTTCGGCGATGGGCTTCGACGCCTCGGAGGGCCTGCTCAACGAAGCGCGCCGGCGCTATCCGTCGTGCAAGTTCGCGCATGCCGAATTGCCCGATCTGCGCGGTATCGGCACGTTCGATAACGTGCTGTGCGAAACCGTGATCATGCATCTCGACCGCAAGGAGATTGCGGCATCGGTCCGCCGCCTGCTCGATATCGTCAAGCCCAGCGGCATTCTCTATCTGAGCTGGCGCGTCACCGAGGGCGCCGATCAGCGCGACGCGCAGGGACGGCTTTACGCCGCGTTCGATCCGGCGGTCGTGCAGGCGGAGCTGACGACCGCGACCGTATTGCTCGACGAAGAGATCGTCAGCGCCTCATCGGGAAAGAAGATTCACCGGCTGGTGGTGAAGAAGCCTGGATTGGAAATCAGGGAATAG
- a CDS encoding cell wall hydrolase, translating into MFVLRNQPKGARFASFGLGLCVFALMPTEIGYQDIASLLARQPGVAERWQKRVFSSAGIQVATFSFGRPIGTSSPQTATYRLASLDTQGIDITGSVTRNPLVAPSPRYHAADFPKVDRTLKGDRLIIAPPSPAVETTGPADRAPAIEDPATSNASVKGAKTAETPPPVERVPLDPELQAALNAPPLDMSLSLESKPQDDLKVAPQAATPPRDGFSFKTSSLFFGSSLGSPESIERWQPGEEPVIVMPPAHPDPDMKMMASLPVDADGPVRAGEMGESVAPKGEVNADNQHAKTPAERLGLFDEKSRAKSEKCLAEAIYFEARGEAVRGQIAVAQVVLNRAFSGKYPETVCGVVYQNKHRHLACQFTFACDNNKDVIREPDMWERAKKIAKAMLDGQLWLPEVDKSTHYHAYWVRPSWVNEMKKMHKFGVHTFYRPRAWGNGSDAPSWGTPAETAAISAKLAEAAQSSAEQASAKR; encoded by the coding sequence ATGTTTGTGTTGCGTAACCAGCCGAAGGGCGCGCGGTTCGCGTCCTTCGGTCTCGGTCTCTGCGTCTTCGCTTTGATGCCGACCGAGATCGGATATCAGGATATCGCCTCGCTGCTGGCGCGCCAGCCGGGCGTCGCCGAGCGCTGGCAGAAGCGCGTGTTCTCCTCCGCCGGCATCCAGGTCGCGACGTTCTCCTTCGGTCGCCCGATCGGAACCTCGTCGCCGCAGACCGCGACTTACCGTCTCGCAAGTCTCGACACTCAGGGCATCGACATCACGGGTTCGGTGACGCGCAATCCGCTGGTCGCTCCATCGCCGCGCTATCACGCCGCCGATTTCCCCAAGGTCGACCGCACATTGAAGGGCGACCGCCTTATCATCGCGCCGCCGTCGCCGGCAGTGGAGACCACTGGCCCTGCCGATCGAGCGCCGGCGATCGAGGATCCAGCGACATCAAATGCATCGGTCAAGGGCGCCAAGACTGCCGAGACGCCGCCGCCCGTCGAGCGTGTACCGCTCGATCCCGAGCTGCAGGCCGCGCTGAACGCTCCGCCACTGGATATGTCGCTGTCGCTTGAGAGCAAGCCGCAGGACGATCTCAAGGTCGCGCCGCAAGCGGCTACGCCACCGCGCGATGGTTTCTCCTTCAAGACCTCGAGCCTGTTCTTTGGCTCCTCGCTCGGCTCGCCCGAAAGCATCGAACGCTGGCAGCCCGGCGAAGAGCCTGTCATTGTCATGCCACCAGCGCATCCGGATCCCGACATGAAGATGATGGCCTCGCTGCCGGTCGATGCCGATGGTCCGGTGCGAGCCGGCGAGATGGGCGAAAGCGTCGCGCCGAAGGGCGAGGTCAACGCCGACAACCAGCACGCCAAGACGCCGGCCGAACGTCTCGGCCTGTTTGACGAGAAGTCGCGCGCCAAGTCGGAAAAGTGCCTGGCTGAAGCGATCTACTTCGAGGCCCGCGGCGAAGCGGTGCGAGGCCAGATCGCGGTGGCGCAGGTGGTTTTGAACCGCGCCTTCTCCGGCAAATATCCCGAAACCGTGTGCGGCGTGGTCTACCAGAACAAGCATCGCCATCTGGCGTGCCAGTTCACCTTCGCCTGCGATAACAACAAGGATGTCATTCGGGAGCCCGACATGTGGGAGCGGGCGAAGAAGATCGCGAAGGCGATGCTCGATGGCCAGCTCTGGCTGCCGGAAGTCGACAAGTCGACGCACTACCACGCCTATTGGGTGCGGCCGTCCTGGGTCAATGAAATGAAGAAGATGCACAAGTTCGGCGTGCACACCTTCTACCGGCCACGCGCCTGGGGCAATGGCAGCGACGCTCCGAGCTGGGGCACGCCTGCCGAGACCGCGGCGATCTCCGCCAAGCTCGCGGAAGCCGCGCAAAGCTCGGCCGAGCAGGCGAGCGCGAAGCGGTAA